One window of the Sparus aurata chromosome 17, fSpaAur1.1, whole genome shotgun sequence genome contains the following:
- the med18 gene encoding mediator of RNA polymerase II transcription subunit 18, with product MEAPPVTVMPVTGGTINMMEYLLQGSVLDQALESLLHRLRGLCDNMEPETFTDHELVYLLKGQQGNPFILRARRSLSHPTSPWHLRYLGQPEVGDKSRHALVRNCVDVAASHSLPEFLNEMGFRMDHEFVANGHIFRKGAMKIVVSKLSRILVPGNTDNTERLSLSYLVELSVLAPAGQDTVSEDMRSFAEQLKPLVHLEKIDPSKQRH from the exons ATGGAAGCTCCACCAGTTACAGTGATGCCTGTCACCGGGGGCACAATCAATATGATGGAATACCTGCTGCAAG GCAGTGTGTTAGACCAGGCCCTGGAAAGCCTCTTGCATCGCCTTCGAGGTCTGTGTGACAACATGGAACCTGAGACCTTTACAGATCATGAGTTGGTTTATCTTCTGAAGGGCCAGCAAGGAAATCCTTTCATTCTGCGTGCCCGACGCTCCCTCTCCCACCCAACGTCTCCGTGGCACCTACGCTACCTAGGCCAACCTGAAGTGGGAGACAAGAGCCGCCATGCTCTGGTGCGCAACTGTGTTGACGTGGCTGCTTCTCACAGTCTGCCGGAGTTCCTGAATGAGATGGGCTTTCGCATGGACCATGAATTTGTGGCCAACGGCCACATATTCCGCAAGGGCGCTATGAAAATTGTAGTGAGCAAGCTGTCGCGCATCCTTGTGCCGGGGAACACAGACAACACGGAACGGCTATCACTTTCGTACCTGGTGGAGCTGAGTGTGTTGGCTCCCGCCGGCCAGGACACTGTGTCAGAGGACATGCGCAGCTTTGCTGAGCAACTCAAACCCCTGGTTCACCTGGAGAAGATTGATCCCAGCAAACAGAGACATTGA
- the LOC115567505 gene encoding uncharacterized protein LOC115567505, whose translation MCQQMFRSVPYFLYFNRNASALRTMQRGFIFLLIIWNIHIFAARHTTNDLQVMLGCRAVIPCQRDKSDSTSFKWLYKKDEHSEKIDLFVQEMKGVSRHHELFRTRMTVLSNGSLLIHHLTEEDQGIYWCEICIRDKCGDKQSKTILMKATLKETYTTIDAAAGSNFTHPSCSGQLTDLKWTFEASSINSIQRPESDIVTSNKSIRIVNVEKADAGKYTCWTSRCDGHWQKLLTINLCVFTVHSEESPVSCDMLCDMDFSDIKPNNAFNVKTETRTVTVDQYGSLNCSTKRVFDGNLTVRSTQGPFNALTTTTDTPTERGNQIVIYGTTAAALICLILLALLICFLRPRLRAAFPIHPRCCGFKGRAEEETSVVYSSIVIRRPAQTTDIHMTYTECLYSELKFEKEGS comes from the exons ATGTGTCAGCAGATGTTTCGATCGGTtccttattttctttatttcaacaGAAACGCAAGTGCTTTGAGAACAATGCAAAGAGGCTTTATTTTTCTACTGATTATATGGAACATACACATTTTTGCTGCAAGACACA CCACAAATGACCTTCAAGTCATGCTGGGATGTCGAGCTGTGATACCATGTCAACGGGACAAAAGTGACTCAACCTCTTTCAAGTGGTTGTACAAGAAAGATGAACATAGTGAAAAAATCGATTTATTTGTTCAAGAGATGAAAGGAGTATCACGCCATCATGAACTTTTTCGTACCAGAATGACAGTGCTGTCCAACGGTTCCCTGCTCATTCATCATCTAACAGAGGAGGATCAAGGCATTTACTGGTGTGAAATTTGTATTCGAGACAAGTGTGGGGATAAACAGAGCAAAACTATTCTGATGAAAG caactCTGAAAGAAACATATACAACAATCGACGCTGCTGCGGGCAGCAATTTTACTCATCCCTCCTGTTCCGGTCAACTGACGGACTTAAAATGGACTTTTGAAGCAAGTAGCATAAATTCAATACAAAGACCGGAATCAGACATTGTGACTTCCAACAAGTCTATACGCATTGTAAATGTGGAAAAAGcagatgctgggaaatatacgtGTTGGACAAGTCGATGTGACGGACACTGGCAGAAGCTACTTACTATCAACTTGTGTGTATTTAcag TACACAGTGAGGAGTCACCTGTTTCTTGTGATATGCTGTGTGACATGGATTTCAGTGACATCAAACCCAACAACGCATTCAATGTGAAGACAGAAACAAGGACGGTGACTGTAGATCAGTATGGGTCTTTAAACTGCAGCACAAAGCGGGTTTTTGATGGAAACCTTACAGTTCGTAGCACTCAAGGACCATTTAATGCTTTAACTACAACAACAG ataCACCTACAGAACGTGGAAATCAAATTGTTATTTATGGAACGACTGCAGCAGCCCTTATATGTCTTATTTTATTGGCACTTTTAATTTGCTTCCTTAGACCAAGATTGCGAGCAG CGTTTCCTATTCACCCGCGTTGCTGTGGCTTCAAAGGAAGG GCAGAAGAGGAGACTTCAGTGGTTTATTCATCAATCGTCATCAGGAGACCTGCCCAGACAACAGACATCCATATGACTTACACTGAATGTTTGTATAGTGAATTAAAATTTGAGAAAGAAGGGTCTTAA